In the genome of Hymenobacter cellulosivorans, one region contains:
- a CDS encoding DUF779 domain-containing protein, with translation MSTARVLVTPAAEAVIDQLRQEHGPLMFHQSGGCCDGSSPMCFAKGEFRVGTNDVWLGQIHGCDFFMSAAQFEYWKHTQLTVDVVKGRGASFSLEIPLGVRFLIRSRLFTQEEEQDMTPIYDGEEYLTRPMEA, from the coding sequence ATGTCTACTGCCCGCGTCCTGGTAACGCCCGCCGCCGAAGCCGTTATTGACCAGCTCCGCCAAGAGCACGGCCCGCTGATGTTTCACCAAAGCGGCGGCTGCTGCGACGGCTCCTCACCCATGTGCTTTGCCAAAGGTGAATTCCGCGTGGGCACCAACGACGTGTGGCTGGGGCAGATTCACGGCTGCGACTTTTTCATGAGCGCCGCCCAGTTTGAGTACTGGAAGCACACCCAGCTCACGGTAGACGTGGTGAAGGGCCGGGGTGCCAGCTTCTCGCTGGAAATTCCTCTGGGCGTCCGCTTCCTGATTCGCTCCCGCTTATTTACTCAGGAGGAAGAGCAGGATATGACCCCGATATATGATGGCGAGGAGTACCTGACGCGGCCCATGGAAGCATGA
- a CDS encoding DUF3239 domain-containing protein, translated as MERAIGDPGEFLNNSVASRAVNIEPDMRLVRRYDIYHHRYRSLLQGWGSAGLALLALGIGLCWWQHPVWGGILIVLSLPVLFIASRLPQTLKGDAYRNGLLIPGIITNLNPLTLTCVADVRPGGEDDEEPGTIVWGVKEVIIKELPGQAAELGMQAPCVSLFGDTDEEHRFYTNFEPRPLAWGTKEAGIIEQARRVIDDEEWLLLPVLARAYAAAEKNDEGIAYFDAELTPVSLPKAEATEPAS; from the coding sequence ATGGAAAGAGCTATTGGCGACCCGGGCGAATTTCTGAACAACTCCGTGGCCTCACGAGCTGTGAACATTGAGCCTGACATGCGCCTAGTGCGCCGCTACGACATCTACCACCACCGCTACCGTAGCCTGTTGCAGGGCTGGGGGTCGGCAGGTCTGGCGCTGCTGGCCCTGGGCATCGGGCTGTGCTGGTGGCAGCACCCGGTGTGGGGTGGCATTCTTATCGTGCTGTCGTTGCCGGTGCTGTTCATTGCCAGCCGCCTGCCCCAGACCCTGAAGGGCGACGCGTACCGCAACGGCCTGCTGATTCCGGGCATTATCACCAACCTGAATCCCCTCACCCTGACCTGCGTGGCCGACGTGCGCCCCGGCGGCGAGGACGACGAAGAACCCGGCACCATCGTCTGGGGCGTGAAGGAGGTGATCATCAAGGAGCTGCCAGGGCAGGCGGCCGAGCTGGGAATGCAGGCACCCTGCGTGTCCTTGTTTGGCGATACTGATGAGGAGCACCGGTTCTACACCAACTTTGAGCCCCGGCCGCTGGCTTGGGGAACCAAGGAAGCCGGCATCATCGAGCAGGCGCGCCGCGTGATTGACGACGAGGAATGGCTGCTGCTGCCCGTCCTGGCCCGCGCCTACGCCGCCGCGGAGAAAAACGACGAAGGCATTGCCTACTTCGACGCCGAGCTTACTCCAGTGAGCTTGCCCAAAGCCGAGGCGACGGAGCCGGCTTCCTAG
- a CDS encoding aldehyde dehydrogenase family protein — METLEKPVTLVDRPPFKSHYDNFIGGKWVAPVKGQYFENPSPIDGKAFCKVARSSKEDIELALDAAHEAFKTWGKTSATERSNILNKIANRIEENLAFLAAVETVENGKAIRETTYADLPLVIDHFRYFASVIRAEEGNVTELNSTTVSMNIQEPLGVVGQIIPWNFPLLMATWKLAPALAAGCTVVMKPAEQTPASIMVLMELLQDLLPAGVVNVVNGFGLEAGKPLASSPRIQKASFTGETTTGRLIMQYAAENLIPVTMELGGKSPNVFFKSVMDADDDFLDKAIEGAVMFALNQGEICTCPSRMLVHEDIYDEFMERVIARVKAIKLGNPLDMETMMGAQASNDQFEKILSYLEIGKAEGAEVLCGGDAYHQEDGALSEGYYIQPTVFRGHNKMRIFQEEIFGPVVSVTTFKTTEEAIEIANDTLYGLGAGVWTRDAHELYTVPRAIEAGRVWVNCYHDYPAGAPFGGYKASGFGRENHKMMLAHYRQNKNMLISYSQKPLGFF, encoded by the coding sequence ATGGAAACGTTAGAAAAACCCGTCACCCTCGTCGACCGTCCCCCGTTCAAATCGCACTACGACAACTTTATCGGCGGCAAATGGGTGGCGCCGGTGAAGGGTCAGTACTTCGAGAATCCGTCGCCCATCGACGGCAAGGCCTTCTGCAAAGTAGCCCGCAGTTCGAAGGAAGATATTGAGCTGGCCCTGGATGCGGCCCACGAGGCATTCAAAACCTGGGGCAAAACCTCGGCCACCGAGCGCAGCAACATCCTCAACAAAATTGCCAACCGCATCGAGGAAAACCTGGCCTTCCTGGCCGCCGTCGAGACGGTAGAAAACGGCAAGGCCATCCGCGAAACCACCTACGCCGACCTGCCCCTGGTTATCGACCATTTTCGCTACTTCGCCAGCGTAATCAGGGCCGAGGAAGGCAACGTGACCGAGCTCAACAGCACCACCGTTTCGATGAACATTCAGGAGCCCCTGGGCGTGGTCGGGCAGATTATTCCCTGGAACTTCCCGCTGCTGATGGCCACCTGGAAGCTGGCCCCGGCCCTGGCCGCCGGCTGCACCGTGGTGATGAAGCCTGCCGAGCAGACGCCCGCCTCCATTATGGTGCTCATGGAGCTGCTTCAGGATTTGCTGCCCGCCGGCGTGGTCAACGTCGTGAATGGCTTCGGCTTGGAAGCCGGCAAGCCCCTAGCCTCGTCGCCCCGCATCCAGAAGGCCTCCTTTACCGGCGAAACCACCACCGGCCGCCTGATTATGCAGTACGCGGCCGAAAACCTGATTCCGGTGACCATGGAGCTGGGCGGCAAGTCGCCGAACGTATTCTTCAAATCGGTGATGGATGCCGACGACGACTTTCTCGACAAGGCTATTGAAGGGGCCGTGATGTTTGCCCTGAATCAGGGCGAAATCTGCACCTGTCCTTCGCGGATGTTGGTGCATGAAGACATTTACGACGAGTTTATGGAGCGCGTCATTGCCCGCGTAAAGGCCATTAAGCTCGGCAACCCGCTGGACATGGAAACCATGATGGGTGCCCAGGCCAGCAACGACCAGTTCGAGAAAATTCTGAGCTACCTCGAAATTGGCAAGGCCGAAGGGGCCGAGGTGCTGTGCGGCGGCGATGCCTACCACCAGGAAGACGGGGCCTTATCGGAAGGCTACTACATTCAGCCCACTGTGTTCCGGGGCCACAACAAGATGCGCATCTTCCAGGAGGAAATTTTCGGCCCGGTAGTGTCCGTGACGACCTTCAAAACAACGGAGGAAGCCATTGAAATTGCCAACGACACGCTCTACGGCCTCGGTGCCGGCGTCTGGACCCGCGACGCGCATGAGCTCTACACCGTGCCCCGCGCCATCGAAGCTGGCCGCGTCTGGGTCAACTGCTACCACGACTACCCCGCCGGCGCGCCTTTCGGGGGCTATAAGGCCTCGGGCTTCGGCCGTGAAAATCACAAGATGATGCTGGCCCACTACCGGCAGAACAAGAACATGCTCATCAGCTACAGCCAGAAGCCGCTGGGCTTCTTCTAG